One window of the Sciurus carolinensis unplaced genomic scaffold, mSciCar1.2, whole genome shotgun sequence genome contains the following:
- the LOC124975023 gene encoding olfactory receptor 5D18-like: MNSQISSNKSQMQEGNQSAVFTFVFLSFLEYPKLQVPLFLVFLTIYTISVLENLGMILIIKINPKLHTPMYFFLSHLSFVNFCYTTTIAPKLLDLLIVEDRSMSFKGCIAQFFFGCTCVITQTFILAVMAYDRFVAVYNSLLYTVAMSRKLCALLVAGSYIWGGICSSTLTYFLLALSYCGSGIINHFCCEYSAIISASCSDSSISQLARLVICMFNQVCSLLIILTSYVVIVITVFKIPSKGGHRKAFSTCGSHLAAICFCHGVILLLYCVLKSKSSLILVKFATVFTAWSSPC, from the coding sequence ATGAACTCTCAGATTTCCTCCAACAAGAGCCAGATGCAGGAGGGGAACCAGAGTGCAGTCTTCACCTTCGTCTTCTTGAGCTTCTTAGAATATCCGAAGCTCCAGGTGCCCCTGTTCCTGGTGTTCTTGACCATCTACACAATTTCTGTACTGGAAAACCTTGGCATGATATTGATTATCAAAATCAACCCCAAACTCCATactcccatgtactttttcctcagccaTTTAtcctttgtcaatttttgctATACCACCACAATTGCACCCAAACTTTTAGACCTCTTGATTGTGGAGGACAGAAGCATGTCCTTCAAAGGATGCATAGCACAGTTTTTCTTTGGCTGCACGTGTGTCAttacacaaacatttattttggcagtgatggcctatgaccggttTGTGGCTGTTTATAACTCCCTGCTCTACACGGTTGCTATGTCACGAAAGCTGTGCGCTCTTCTGGTGGCTGGAAGTTACATATGGGGTGGAATCTGTTCCTCCACGCTCACGTATTTTCTCCTGGCACTATCTTACTGTGGCTCTGGAATCATCAATCACTTTTGTTGTGAGTACTCTGCCATCATCTCCGCATCCTGCTCGGATTCCTCCATCAGCCAGCTGGCGCGTTTAGTCATCTGTATGTTCAACCAGGTTTGCAGCCTGTTGATCATCCTTACCTCCTATGTTGTCATAGTCATTACAGTCTTCAAGATCCCTTCTAAGGGTGGCCACAgaaaggccttctccacctgtggctcccacctgGCTGCCATCTGCTTCTGCCATGGAGTCATCCTCCTTCTCTACTGTGTGCTCAAATCTAAAAGCTCCTTGATCCTCGTCAAATTTGCCACGGTTTTTACAGCATGGTCATCCCCATGCTAA